Proteins co-encoded in one Metabacillus sp. KUDC1714 genomic window:
- the ppc gene encoding phosphoenolpyruvate carboxylase, producing MTTRIETNDSSLPLRRDVKSLGHILGEILVHHGGTELLDKVEKLRGMAKTLRNQFDEQIYNELKEEIVNLDTPMRKQVIRAFSIYFHLINAAESNHRIRRRREYQLQDNHVVQPASIESAILALKENEIDVTTIQNVLNTLSLELIITAHPTEATKRSVIEIQKRISTILKSLDNNMLTKKERKKLEDSLLNDVTILWQTDELRDRKPTVMDEVRNGLYYFDQTFFDVLPEIHQDLEEGLVEQFPGHNWEVPNFLRFGSWIGGDRDGNPNVTPEVTWETLERHRDLAVKKYKEALVEVMKRFSHSTTRVEVSKELLDNVEKEEAAYLENEKKWPVENEVYRRKIAVILARLKEVGKSEIGYQTSEELLKDLYLIQNSINNHQPALRELKMLKKLIRQVQLFGFHLATLDIRNHSGEHEAAITEILRKVKVTDDYTALSEDEKIKTLEAVLKDPRPVLLLNEDYSKETQEMIKVFTMIKKAHDTFGKKSILVYLVSMTQAASDLLEVLVLAKEAGIYRLHADGTVESHLNVAPLLETIDDLTAGPVILETLFKMDVYRNHLSIHGDSQEIMLGYSDGSKDGGTLTANWKLYKAQLEIHDMAKNYEIGLKFFHGRGGSLGRGGGPLNRSILSQPAETIGDGVKITEQGEVLSSRYLIEDIAYRSLEQATSTLLEASVNLSEESEQQHIRETAWENAMEEISTISLKKYQSLVFEDPDFLTYFTEATPLNELAELNIGSRPMKRKNRNRFEDLRAIPWVFAWTQSRQLLPAWYAAGTGLYSFISKDVENLKLLQRMYEEWPFFRSTVDNLQMALMKADITTAKEYISLVKDKEIADRIFNNIVEEYEATKAILLKITGDEELLDHTPNIKESVHRRNPYVDPLNFLQVELIKELREQEEPNEELLNEVLLTISGIAAGLRNTG from the coding sequence ATGACAACTAGAATTGAAACAAATGATAGCAGTCTTCCATTACGTCGCGATGTAAAATCTCTTGGGCATATTTTGGGAGAAATCCTTGTTCATCATGGGGGAACGGAGCTTCTTGATAAAGTTGAAAAGCTAAGGGGAATGGCGAAAACTCTTCGAAATCAATTTGACGAGCAAATATATAATGAACTTAAAGAAGAAATTGTGAATTTGGATACTCCGATGCGAAAGCAAGTTATTCGAGCTTTTTCTATTTACTTTCATCTTATAAATGCTGCAGAGTCGAATCACCGTATTCGTCGACGTCGCGAATATCAGCTTCAAGATAACCATGTTGTACAACCAGCATCGATTGAAAGTGCTATATTAGCTCTGAAAGAAAATGAAATAGATGTGACGACCATTCAAAACGTACTGAACACGTTATCATTGGAACTAATTATTACTGCGCATCCTACAGAAGCAACAAAGCGTTCAGTAATCGAGATTCAAAAGCGAATCTCGACAATATTGAAAAGCTTAGATAATAACATGTTAACGAAAAAAGAGCGTAAAAAGCTTGAGGATAGTTTACTAAATGATGTAACAATTCTATGGCAAACAGATGAATTACGTGATCGTAAACCAACTGTCATGGATGAAGTACGTAATGGGCTTTATTATTTTGATCAAACCTTTTTTGATGTGCTTCCAGAAATACATCAGGATCTAGAGGAAGGTCTTGTTGAACAATTTCCAGGTCATAATTGGGAAGTTCCTAATTTCCTACGTTTTGGCTCATGGATTGGCGGGGATCGTGATGGAAACCCAAATGTTACACCTGAAGTCACATGGGAAACATTAGAAAGACATCGCGATCTAGCGGTAAAAAAATATAAAGAAGCCCTAGTCGAAGTGATGAAACGTTTTAGTCACTCAACAACTCGTGTAGAAGTAAGTAAAGAGCTACTTGATAATGTTGAAAAGGAAGAGGCTGCTTACTTAGAAAATGAAAAGAAATGGCCTGTTGAAAATGAGGTCTACCGTCGCAAAATTGCGGTGATATTAGCACGTTTAAAAGAAGTTGGTAAATCTGAAATCGGTTATCAAACATCTGAAGAGCTGTTAAAAGATCTTTATTTAATTCAAAATAGTATAAACAATCATCAACCAGCACTTCGTGAATTGAAAATGCTTAAAAAATTGATTCGCCAAGTTCAGTTATTTGGCTTCCATTTAGCTACTCTTGATATTCGTAACCATAGTGGAGAGCATGAAGCAGCTATTACAGAAATCTTACGCAAAGTGAAAGTAACCGATGATTATACGGCACTTTCTGAAGATGAAAAAATTAAAACATTAGAAGCTGTGCTAAAAGATCCACGCCCAGTTCTATTATTAAATGAAGATTATTCAAAAGAGACACAGGAAATGATCAAGGTCTTTACGATGATCAAAAAAGCACACGATACTTTTGGGAAAAAATCAATTCTGGTTTACCTTGTCAGTATGACACAGGCTGCAAGTGACTTACTTGAAGTATTGGTGCTAGCGAAGGAAGCAGGTATTTACAGACTTCATGCAGACGGTACGGTTGAAAGTCATTTAAATGTTGCACCACTTCTTGAAACAATTGACGACTTAACTGCTGGTCCAGTAATTTTAGAGACACTTTTTAAAATGGATGTATACAGAAATCACTTGAGCATACATGGTGATTCTCAAGAAATCATGCTTGGCTACTCTGATGGTAGTAAAGATGGTGGAACGTTAACAGCCAACTGGAAGCTTTATAAAGCACAGCTTGAAATCCATGACATGGCGAAGAATTATGAAATCGGACTGAAATTTTTCCATGGTCGCGGTGGTTCATTAGGTCGTGGCGGCGGTCCATTAAATCGAAGCATTCTTTCACAGCCAGCTGAAACAATTGGAGATGGAGTGAAAATTACAGAGCAAGGTGAGGTCTTGTCTTCTCGTTACTTGATAGAAGATATTGCTTACCGAAGTCTAGAACAAGCTACTTCCACTTTACTTGAGGCTTCTGTTAACCTATCAGAAGAATCAGAACAGCAACATATTCGTGAAACAGCATGGGAAAATGCAATGGAAGAGATCTCAACGATATCTCTAAAAAAATATCAATCACTCGTTTTTGAGGATCCTGACTTTTTAACTTATTTTACAGAAGCAACGCCTCTAAATGAGCTAGCTGAATTAAATATTGGCTCTCGACCTATGAAGCGTAAAAACCGTAATCGTTTTGAAGATTTACGTGCGATTCCTTGGGTTTTTGCATGGACGCAAAGTCGTCAATTATTACCAGCATGGTATGCAGCGGGAACAGGGTTATATAGCTTTATTTCAAAAGATGTAGAAAACCTAAAACTATTGCAACGTATGTACGAGGAATGGCCATTCTTCCGTTCAACAGTTGATAACCTGCAAATGGCGCTAATGAAGGCAGATATCACTACAGCTAAAGAATACATTTCTCTTGTCAAAGACAAAGAAATTGCAGATCGTATTTTCAACAATATTGTCGAGGAATATGAAGCAACGAAAGCGATTCTACTTAAAATAACTGGTGATGAAGAACTATTAGATCATACACCTAATATTAAAGAATCTGTTCATCGTAGAAACCCTTATGTAGACCCATTAAACTTCTTACAAGTGGAACTCATTAAAGAGCTTCGCGAACAAGAAGAACCTAATGAAGAATTGTTAAATGAAGTGTTATTAACAATTAGTGGCATTGCTGCAGGCTTACGTAATACAGGCTGA
- a CDS encoding 2-hydroxyacid dehydrogenase, with protein sequence MKQKVVVYKKVPEDVLMFLSEKFEVIYFKNLEDRKDSNFIQELHTAHGLLGSSLKIDKELLDHAPNLKIVSNISVGYDNLDIEELNKRGIQATNTPGVLVDTTADTIFGLLLATARRMPELDFYVKSGKWNGTKNEDLFGVDVHHKVLGIIGMGSIGKAIAKRAHFGFDMDILYHNRSRNEQVEKEFNAAYCELDELLKTSDFVCLMTPHTPETDKMIGEREFHLMKDTAIFINGSRGKNVDEAALIYALQNQQILAAGLDVYEIEPINKDNPLLKLPNVVALPHIGSATKETREKMARLAAKNLAEGLAGKVPLNLIK encoded by the coding sequence TTGAAACAGAAGGTCGTTGTCTATAAAAAAGTACCAGAAGATGTATTAATGTTTTTAAGTGAAAAGTTTGAAGTGATATATTTCAAGAATTTAGAAGACAGAAAAGATTCTAATTTTATTCAAGAACTACATACTGCTCATGGATTACTCGGATCAAGTTTGAAAATTGATAAGGAATTACTGGACCATGCACCAAACTTAAAAATCGTTTCAAACATTTCAGTAGGATATGATAATCTTGATATTGAGGAATTGAATAAAAGAGGCATACAAGCAACCAATACTCCAGGGGTATTGGTTGATACTACAGCTGATACGATTTTTGGCTTATTACTTGCTACAGCAAGAAGAATGCCTGAGCTGGACTTCTATGTGAAGTCTGGAAAGTGGAATGGCACAAAAAATGAGGACTTGTTTGGTGTTGATGTTCACCATAAAGTCCTTGGAATAATCGGTATGGGAAGTATCGGGAAAGCCATTGCAAAAAGAGCGCATTTTGGATTTGATATGGACATTTTATATCATAATCGTTCGCGCAATGAGCAGGTTGAAAAAGAGTTTAATGCAGCTTACTGTGAACTTGATGAGTTGTTAAAAACATCTGATTTCGTTTGTCTAATGACACCTCATACTCCAGAGACAGACAAAATGATTGGAGAAAGGGAATTTCATTTAATGAAGGATACCGCCATTTTTATTAATGGATCAAGAGGTAAAAACGTTGACGAAGCAGCATTAATTTATGCTCTGCAAAATCAGCAGATACTTGCAGCTGGTTTAGACGTATATGAAATCGAACCGATAAACAAAGACAATCCATTGTTAAAGCTTCCAAATGTTGTTGCCTTGCCACATATTGGGTCAGCAACAAAGGAAACAAGAGAAAAGATGGCTAGGTTAGCAGCAAAAAATTTAGCGGAAGGGTTGGCGGGGAAAGTTCCGCTGAACTTGATTAAATAA
- a CDS encoding M50 family metallopeptidase, producing MENHLFVYLIVAYVISHVPFLGRYLAIFNTLIHESGHAIAALLLNGKVYSIKLFSNTAGEALTGQRGWISNVIISYAGYTFSSITAYACFMLLHKGYIRFILYALLLIALLNLILWIRNMYGAIWLGSFIALCGWTLHSGSSSIQTNLAYFLSSVLLTQSVSSALQIFMLSIVRRRSAGDATSLANYTKIPAIIWGFLFFAQAVYIAYLAINQYQNLKGIPTFTLSG from the coding sequence GTGGAAAATCATTTATTTGTTTATTTAATCGTCGCTTATGTTATTTCTCATGTTCCCTTTCTTGGGCGTTATTTAGCCATATTCAATACTTTAATCCATGAAAGTGGACATGCAATTGCGGCTTTACTTCTAAATGGAAAGGTTTATTCAATAAAATTATTTAGTAATACAGCTGGTGAAGCATTAACAGGTCAAAGAGGATGGATTTCTAATGTCATTATTTCCTATGCGGGGTATACATTTTCTTCAATTACAGCATATGCCTGTTTTATGTTGCTTCATAAAGGTTATATAAGATTTATTTTATATGCATTACTTTTAATTGCTCTGTTGAATTTAATTCTGTGGATTAGAAATATGTATGGAGCAATTTGGCTTGGTTCTTTTATTGCTTTATGTGGCTGGACTTTACATAGCGGAAGTAGCAGCATCCAGACTAACCTTGCATATTTTTTATCATCTGTTCTTTTAACACAGTCTGTTTCATCTGCTCTACAGATTTTTATGTTAAGCATAGTTAGGAGAAGGTCTGCAGGTGATGCAACGAGCTTGGCCAATTATACAAAGATCCCAGCAATCATTTGGGGGTTTCTCTTTTTTGCTCAGGCAGTATATATAGCGTATTTAGCTATTAATCAATATCAAAACTTAAAGGGTATACCTACTTTTACATTGAGTGGCTAA
- a CDS encoding SE1832 family protein has product MDTQEINQKIDELKMEYVKVQGDIEKLEATGHSTGILEAKLSELENKLREYRSKL; this is encoded by the coding sequence TTGGACACACAAGAAATAAATCAAAAAATTGACGAACTAAAAATGGAGTATGTAAAGGTACAAGGGGATATTGAAAAGCTTGAAGCCACCGGACATTCAACAGGAATATTAGAAGCTAAGTTAAGTGAGCTTGAAAACAAGTTAAGAGAATATCGTTCTAAACTATAA
- a CDS encoding sugar kinase: MDVVTIGESMVVFTPTSDGFMRNATQFTKKIGGAESNVAIGLARLGHQAGWISKLGDDEFGKAILASLKGENVDVSNVTFDKQAPTGIYFKEPRRQNNMRVYYYRKGSAASKLTPSDLDNGYLSKAKYLHITGITPALSDSCKETIFEAIKLAKSNGSTIVFDPNLRTKLWDEKTARATLLEIAAEADIILPGVAEGEFLFGESDPLKLGQLFLNHGASVVVMKMGAEGAYYFTEKESALIPGFPVKQVVDPVGAGDGFAAGFLSGLIDGLELSKAVERANAVGALVTMVNGDVDGLPERDEVEQVISKNGEDVVR; encoded by the coding sequence ATGGATGTTGTAACAATAGGAGAATCAATGGTTGTATTTACACCGACAAGTGACGGATTTATGCGAAATGCAACTCAATTCACGAAAAAGATTGGCGGAGCAGAATCCAATGTTGCGATCGGTCTTGCAAGATTAGGTCATCAAGCTGGTTGGATTAGTAAGCTTGGGGATGATGAGTTTGGAAAAGCTATTTTAGCATCCTTAAAGGGTGAAAATGTTGATGTTAGTAATGTGACCTTTGATAAGCAAGCTCCTACTGGAATTTATTTCAAAGAGCCGCGACGACAAAATAATATGAGAGTCTATTATTATCGGAAAGGTTCTGCTGCTAGTAAGCTAACACCTAGTGATCTTGACAATGGCTACTTGTCAAAAGCAAAATACCTCCATATTACAGGAATCACGCCAGCGTTAAGTGATAGCTGTAAGGAAACAATCTTTGAGGCTATTAAACTTGCAAAAAGCAATGGAAGTACAATTGTGTTTGATCCAAACCTTCGTACAAAGCTTTGGGACGAGAAAACAGCAAGAGCTACATTACTTGAAATTGCGGCTGAAGCTGATATCATTTTACCTGGAGTTGCTGAGGGGGAATTTTTATTCGGTGAAAGTGATCCTCTTAAACTAGGACAATTATTTTTAAACCACGGTGCTTCAGTTGTGGTTATGAAAATGGGGGCTGAAGGGGCTTATTATTTCACTGAAAAAGAGAGCGCTTTAATCCCTGGATTCCCTGTAAAGCAGGTAGTCGACCCAGTTGGTGCAGGAGATGGATTTGCTGCAGGCTTCCTATCAGGATTAATTGATGGGCTGGAACTTAGCAAAGCAGTTGAACGTGCAAATGCAGTTGGTGCACTTGTTACTATGGTAAATGGGGATGTTGATGGATTACCTGAACGAGATGAAGTAGAGCAAGTAATATCAAAAAATGGCGAAGATGTAGTTCGATAA
- a CDS encoding bifunctional 4-hydroxy-2-oxoglutarate aldolase/2-dehydro-3-deoxy-phosphogluconate aldolase, producing the protein MNHIDIIKETGVAAVIRGATKDNIIAIAGALKEGGVKVLEITVETPGACAAIEKASLEFDDVLVGAGTVLDPETARTAIMSGAKFVFSPTTNIKTIEMAKRYGVVSIPGALTPTEILTAFESGADLIKVFPANVFGPSYIKDIHGPMPQIPLITTGGISVDNVGDYIKAGAVGVGVGSSLVNTKKELTDAYLSEITATASRFIQAVKEARG; encoded by the coding sequence ATGAATCATATTGACATAATAAAAGAAACTGGTGTTGCTGCAGTTATTCGTGGTGCAACAAAAGACAATATTATCGCGATTGCAGGGGCGTTAAAAGAGGGTGGAGTAAAAGTATTAGAAATAACAGTTGAAACCCCTGGTGCATGTGCGGCAATTGAAAAAGCTTCACTTGAATTTGACGATGTGTTAGTTGGTGCGGGTACAGTATTAGATCCGGAAACTGCAAGAACGGCAATTATGTCTGGGGCAAAATTTGTATTTTCTCCAACAACGAATATCAAAACAATAGAAATGGCTAAGCGATATGGTGTTGTTAGTATCCCTGGTGCATTAACACCAACTGAAATATTAACCGCCTTTGAAAGCGGTGCAGATTTAATCAAAGTATTCCCTGCAAATGTATTTGGACCAAGCTATATAAAGGATATACACGGACCAATGCCTCAGATACCTCTAATAACAACTGGAGGCATCTCTGTTGATAATGTTGGAGACTATATTAAAGCAGGCGCAGTTGGTGTCGGTGTTGGTAGCTCATTAGTCAATACGAAAAAGGAATTAACAGATGCGTATTTGAGTGAAATCACAGCAACAGCATCAAGGTTTATCCAAGCCGTTAAAGAGGCACGTGGGTGA
- a CDS encoding CBO0543 family protein, whose amino-acid sequence MHIIVIILVILFALFKGDWKNWEDYYPTMLYISLATFLYEFISHSHFHLWELQETSILTLMNVHFAHNLIINPLLAIVFLSNYPSKLKKQLTYMLKWIIPFLLVEWVCKRFGILTYHNGWHFGWSALFVIIMFPMVRLHHVKKLWALILSVFFAVFYLKIFNYI is encoded by the coding sequence ATGCACATAATCGTTATTATATTGGTGATATTATTCGCCTTGTTTAAGGGAGATTGGAAAAACTGGGAAGATTACTACCCTACAATGCTTTATATTTCTTTAGCAACTTTCCTTTATGAGTTTATATCACACAGTCATTTCCATTTGTGGGAGCTTCAAGAAACCTCTATCCTTACTCTTATGAATGTTCATTTTGCACACAACCTTATTATAAACCCTTTATTAGCAATTGTTTTTTTGTCTAATTATCCCAGCAAACTTAAGAAACAATTGACTTACATGTTAAAATGGATTATTCCTTTTTTATTAGTCGAATGGGTATGTAAACGTTTTGGGATACTAACTTATCATAATGGATGGCATTTTGGATGGTCAGCTTTATTTGTCATCATCATGTTTCCAATGGTTAGACTTCATCATGTAAAAAAATTGTGGGCACTAATCCTTTCCGTATTTTTTGCAGTATTTTATTTGAAAATTTTTAACTACATTTAA
- a CDS encoding DeoR/GlpR family DNA-binding transcription regulator: protein MLSVERHERILDQLDQSKIVKVSELSKLLEVTEKTIRGDLELLEQRGLLKRIHGGAVIVEEEGRMLPIAERQSRHSEVKLAIAKEAVKLIKPNETILMDGGSTTIAIAELLGEFPITVITNDLKIANILLGKNNVQLMVLGGTRIDNSSSLMGAQATEMLQRIRVNRLFFGTTGVSIEHGLTVINSIHADWKKQIINCADHVTLLADSTKFDKVALIRFASLEEVNEIITDSRLDENIKVNLENKELALHLAKIL from the coding sequence ATGCTTTCAGTTGAAAGGCATGAACGAATATTAGATCAATTAGATCAAAGTAAAATTGTTAAAGTTTCGGAACTTAGTAAGTTATTAGAAGTTACCGAAAAAACAATTAGAGGTGACCTTGAGTTACTGGAGCAAAGGGGTCTTCTTAAAAGAATTCACGGTGGTGCAGTCATAGTAGAAGAAGAAGGAAGAATGCTACCAATTGCTGAGCGACAATCTAGGCATAGTGAGGTTAAGCTTGCGATTGCGAAAGAGGCTGTTAAGCTTATCAAACCAAATGAAACAATTCTCATGGATGGCGGAAGTACGACGATTGCAATTGCTGAATTACTTGGAGAATTCCCAATAACGGTAATCACGAATGATTTAAAAATAGCCAATATTCTATTAGGAAAAAATAATGTCCAATTGATGGTCCTAGGTGGAACAAGGATTGATAATTCATCCTCATTAATGGGAGCACAAGCAACAGAAATGCTCCAAAGAATTAGGGTCAATAGGTTGTTTTTTGGGACAACTGGTGTTTCAATTGAACATGGTTTAACTGTCATTAACAGCATCCATGCTGATTGGAAAAAACAAATTATTAATTGTGCGGATCATGTAACATTATTAGCAGATTCTACGAAGTTTGATAAAGTTGCACTTATTCGATTCGCATCACTTGAAGAAGTTAATGAGATTATTACCGACTCAAGGTTGGATGAAAACATAAAGGTGAATTTAGAAAATAAAGAATTAGCTTTACATCTTGCGAAAATTTTGTAA
- the kduD gene encoding 2-dehydro-3-deoxy-D-gluconate 5-dehydrogenase KduD: protein MESLFSLKGKVALITGASRGLGQGMAVGLAEAGATVIGAGMSDMSGTRNKIEAIGGTFHEVKIDLSQDQAPQKLVSEALTLTNKIDILVNNAGIIRRENAENFSDDDWYEVIKVNQHAVFQLCREAGRHMLENGSGKIVNVASMLSFQGGLRVPAYTASKHAVAGLTKSLANEWSSRGVNVNAIAPGYMETDNTAQLRANSERNEYITSRIPQGRWGTPEDLKGAVVFLASDASNYVNGHILCVDGGWMSS, encoded by the coding sequence ATGGAATCTCTTTTTTCATTAAAAGGTAAAGTGGCATTAATAACTGGTGCTAGTCGTGGTTTAGGACAAGGGATGGCAGTTGGTCTTGCTGAAGCAGGAGCAACAGTTATTGGTGCAGGTATGAGTGATATGTCAGGAACGCGAAATAAAATTGAAGCAATAGGTGGAACGTTCCATGAGGTGAAAATTGATCTATCACAAGATCAGGCTCCTCAGAAACTAGTTTCTGAAGCTTTAACATTAACGAACAAGATTGATATTTTAGTAAACAATGCGGGAATTATTCGTCGTGAAAATGCAGAGAACTTTTCAGATGATGATTGGTATGAAGTTATCAAAGTGAACCAGCATGCGGTGTTCCAACTATGTAGAGAAGCTGGAAGACATATGCTTGAAAATGGGTCAGGAAAGATCGTCAATGTGGCTTCAATGTTATCATTCCAAGGTGGCTTAAGAGTTCCTGCCTACACAGCAAGTAAGCATGCTGTTGCAGGATTAACAAAATCACTAGCGAATGAATGGTCAAGTAGAGGTGTCAATGTAAATGCTATTGCACCAGGGTATATGGAAACAGACAACACAGCACAGCTACGCGCAAATTCTGAGCGAAATGAATACATTACTTCAAGAATCCCACAAGGGCGTTGGGGTACACCAGAAGACTTAAAAGGAGCTGTCGTATTCTTAGCATCAGATGCTTCAAATTATGTGAATGGTCATATCCTATGTGTTGATGGTGGATGGATGAGCTCTTAA
- the kduI gene encoding 5-dehydro-4-deoxy-D-glucuronate isomerase, which produces MEIRHATNPADFKSYTTERLRSDFLMDSLFVQGQINMTYSHYDRVVTGGAIPTAQALKLEDQETLKTEYFLERREVGIINIGAEGTVLVDGQAYTLNKRDCLYVGLGNKEVLFESSNASDPAKFYIVSTPAHKQYPTKKAPIEDAEPNHLGSDSESNKRTIYKYIHADGIQSCQLMMGMTLLEPNNMWNTMPAHLHDRRMEVYLYFDMDQNSRVFHFMGEPKETRHLVVQNEQAVLSPPWSIHSGVGTSNYTFIWAMAGENYTFTDMDAVKMEELK; this is translated from the coding sequence ATGGAAATCAGACATGCGACAAATCCAGCAGACTTCAAATCATATACGACTGAAAGATTAAGAAGTGACTTTTTAATGGATTCTTTATTTGTACAAGGACAAATTAATATGACCTATTCACACTATGATCGTGTTGTAACAGGTGGGGCAATTCCGACAGCACAAGCGCTTAAGCTTGAAGATCAAGAAACATTAAAAACAGAATACTTCTTAGAAAGACGTGAAGTAGGCATTATTAATATCGGTGCTGAAGGAACGGTTTTAGTTGATGGTCAAGCTTATACATTAAATAAAAGAGATTGTCTGTATGTTGGATTAGGAAATAAAGAAGTTTTATTTGAAAGCAGCAATGCTTCAGATCCAGCTAAATTTTATATCGTTTCAACACCTGCACATAAGCAATACCCAACGAAAAAAGCTCCAATCGAAGATGCTGAACCGAATCACTTAGGCTCTGATAGTGAATCAAATAAACGTACGATCTATAAATACATTCATGCTGATGGTATTCAAAGCTGTCAATTAATGATGGGTATGACATTATTAGAACCAAACAATATGTGGAACACAATGCCTGCACATCTTCATGATCGCCGTATGGAAGTTTACCTCTATTTCGATATGGATCAGAATTCTAGAGTATTCCATTTCATGGGTGAACCTAAAGAAACTCGCCACCTTGTTGTCCAAAACGAACAAGCCGTTCTTTCACCACCATGGTCAATCCATTCTGGAGTAGGAACTAGCAACTATACATTTATCTGGGCAATGGCAGGAGAGAACTATACGTTTACTGATATGGATGCAGTTAAAATGGAAGAATTAAAATAA
- a CDS encoding YesL family protein, whose product MTDLMSGLNRILEWVMRLSVINLLWIGFNLPICYLVLSLLYANDSSALFMLLATIIILAPFFFFPATTAMFGVARKWVMGDHDVPLVKSYWKYYKENYVRSLCGGIIFTLIWIVWGVDFYFFSKVNIIISSLFLVGFFFLFLITLFFFANTVHADLKLFTSIKNSFFLSLVYPLTNLVIVVITGIIIYVSLTMFTFLIPFFMGTLIAFIAFAGYYQKVVKIHGDNREVTE is encoded by the coding sequence ATGACAGATTTAATGAGTGGACTAAATCGAATACTAGAATGGGTCATGCGGTTGTCCGTGATAAATTTACTTTGGATTGGATTTAATCTACCAATCTGTTATTTGGTTCTTTCCTTATTATATGCAAATGACTCATCCGCATTATTTATGTTATTAGCAACCATCATTATTTTAGCACCTTTTTTCTTTTTCCCTGCAACAACTGCCATGTTCGGGGTTGCTAGAAAGTGGGTAATGGGTGATCATGATGTTCCTCTAGTAAAGTCATATTGGAAATATTACAAGGAAAACTATGTTCGAAGTTTATGTGGAGGAATCATCTTTACTCTGATTTGGATCGTTTGGGGAGTGGATTTCTACTTTTTTTCAAAAGTAAACATCATCATTAGTTCTCTCTTTTTAGTAGGGTTTTTCTTTCTTTTTTTAATTACACTATTCTTTTTTGCAAATACAGTACATGCTGACTTAAAGTTATTCACAAGCATTAAAAATTCGTTTTTCCTATCATTAGTATATCCATTAACGAATCTCGTGATTGTTGTTATTACTGGAATCATCATCTATGTCAGCCTAACAATGTTTACATTTCTTATCCCGTTTTTCATGGGCACGTTGATTGCTTTTATAGCTTTTGCTGGATATTACCAAAAGGTAGTGAAGATTCACGGTGACAATAGGGAAGTAACGGAATAA
- a CDS encoding AraC family transcriptional regulator — protein sequence MNETLTASYRNKWKGEHPFHYHSHQDYEIYFFHAGECRYLIHNQIYDLEPGDILVMDGLTLHKPNVKPTTDYVRSVIQFSPLWIKSLLMEMGSMYLLETFQTLHNCLIRTNENEQSKELEHVFCRLAKLKRTAKLPNIQAETEMKVLLLQALIVLHRLGQMNSIEIPNQKEDKAVHAENIAEYIQQHYMNKLTLQRISEKLNLSRSYVAQVFKTMTGYTVMEYVMECRLTQAKYLIEMEPLKPLKDVAYESGFESATHFSRYFREKVGVSAKEYRHIRLNNR from the coding sequence TTGAATGAAACGCTGACAGCAAGTTATCGAAATAAGTGGAAAGGGGAGCATCCCTTTCACTATCATTCTCATCAAGATTATGAAATTTATTTTTTCCATGCTGGGGAATGTAGATATCTGATTCATAATCAAATTTATGACCTTGAGCCTGGGGATATTTTAGTCATGGATGGTCTAACTTTGCATAAGCCGAATGTTAAACCAACCACCGATTATGTTCGTAGTGTGATTCAATTCTCGCCTCTATGGATTAAAAGCCTTCTAATGGAAATGGGAAGTATGTATTTACTTGAAACCTTTCAAACGTTACACAATTGTTTGATACGAACAAATGAAAATGAGCAATCAAAGGAATTGGAACATGTTTTTTGTCGTCTTGCTAAGTTAAAAAGAACAGCTAAATTACCTAACATTCAAGCTGAGACAGAAATGAAGGTTTTGTTACTCCAAGCATTAATTGTCTTACATAGACTTGGACAAATGAATTCGATTGAGATTCCAAATCAAAAAGAGGATAAAGCGGTACATGCTGAAAATATTGCAGAGTATATTCAGCAGCATTATATGAACAAATTAACATTGCAGAGGATATCAGAAAAACTGAATTTGAGCAGATCCTATGTTGCACAAGTGTTTAAGACAATGACAGGCTATACTGTTATGGAGTATGTCATGGAGTGCAGATTAACACAGGCAAAATATTTAATTGAAATGGAGCCACTAAAACCGTTAAAAGATGTTGCTTATGAATCTGGATTTGAAAGCGCTACACATTTTAGCCGTTATTTCCGAGAAAAGGTAGGTGTGTCGGCAAAAGAATATCGCCATATCCGCCTCAATAATAGATAA